The genomic region TCATAACCCGTAGATCCATGGTTCGAATCCATGCCCCGCTATTATTTGGTCTGGAAAAGTTTTTAAGTAATTTCATCCATTTTGACATTGGAGTATATAAAGAAGTGATCGATTCCACATCAATGGCAGAACTTGCCATAGTAATCATCCTGATTGGCCTTTCTGCGTTTTTTTCCTCTTCTGAGACAGCCTTTATGTCGGTTAACAGAATCAAGATTCTCCACTTGGCAGAAAAAGGTGACAAGCGGGCGAAGATCATCCATGAGGAACTGGCCCGTCCAGAGAGATTCATCACCACGATCCTGATAGGGAACAATATCGTGAATGTGGCAGCTTCGGTCATGGTTACCGTGGTGGTATTGAGATTTTTCGGGAATGCTGGCATTGCCATCGCCACGGGAGTGATGACCGTGGTAATTCTGGTCTTTGGCGAGATCGTACCCAAGACCTTTGCAGCCAGGCATGCCAATTCCTACAGCTTGAGAATTGCGCGGCTATTATTGTTCTTAACCAAAGTGCTCTACCCTGTGATATTTGTATTTACCCAGATCACCAATCTCGTGCTGCATTTACTGGGTGTCAGGGAAAATATAAAGAATCCTTTCATTACTGAAGATCAGATAAAATTACTGCTCAAGGTGGGAGTGGAGGAAGGTGTTATTGAACCACAGGAGCGAAAATTGATGCAGAACATCCTGGAATTTACCGATGCAAAGGCAAAGACCGCCATGACCTACAGGCGCGATATTGTTAATGTTGAAAATACCCTGACCCTTGATGAGGCCCTGAAAAAATTCAATGAATCCGGCCATTCACGTCTTCCGGTCTGGAGGGATGATCTAGACAACATCACTGGCATGATCTATGCAAAGGATCTTTTGAAGTACACCGATAAAGAACTTCCCGGAATACAGGCCCATGAGATCCTGAGACCCATTCTCAAGGTGAGGAATGATCGAAAGATCGGTTCGATTTTTCGCGAACTCCAGTCAAAAAAGATCCAGATAGCGGTTGTGATGGATGAACATCAAAAGGTGGTGGGTTTGCTATCAATAGAGGATATTGTGGAAGAGATTGTGGGAGATATCCTGGATGAATATGATGTGGAAGAGATGAGAAAAGGGGTCCTTCCCCGGTAATATAATCTTTCCAGGTCGAATCCGGCGAGCCTGCGAACTGTAAACATCTGGTTGCAATACATTTTCATAGTATCTTAAATATGAACAATATAACAACATTTACGTAATTTCCCCTCCATTTCAATGTTAATGCAGTCTCAACCTGCTGATATTAAAGAGAAGACTCGTCGGTACATGCTCATGCTGGAGCAGGCCATCGAAAAGGTAGACATTGCCACTGGAGAGCAGTCTTATCTGAGAAAAGTAGCAGAAGATTACATGAATATGGCCCGTTCCTATTATCATGACGGAGTGCATTTTATGGAAGCTGAAGACCTGGTCAATGCCCTGGTATGTTTCAGTTATGGTCATGCCTGGTTGGATGCAGGTATTAGATTGGGAGTATTTAAGGCAAATGACGAAACTTTGTTTGCTATCTAGGAAATCCGGTTGGAATAGTTAATAGAAATTAATTATGAGACGAAGGTAAGAAAATGAATAATTATAAAGTTACATTGGAAGCAGCCTGGTTGGTCAAAGATATTGAAACTGTCGATGATGCAATGGGAGTTGCAATAGCAGAAGCAGGAAAACGATTAAATCCACAGTTGGAATATGTTGAAATTAATATCGGCACCACCTACTGTCCTTCCTGTGATGAACCTTTTGACAGTGTATTCATGGCGGCTGATACTGCTCTTGTGGGTTTGTTCTTAGAGATGCGTGTATTTGATGCGGAAAATGATGAACATGCAGCAAGGATTGCAAAATCGGTAATTGGTAAGGCGTTAAAAAATATTCCACTAGCGGTAATTGAAGTTATTGAAATGGAGTATTCTGAACAAGGGTGAAAATTCGTGGATAATGTCATCTCGGTTATTGGGCATACTGCTTATGACCACCTGTTTGATATCACACGATTCGCAGAAATCAATTCCTCGATGCCTATAGCTGGTTATCATATCTATTACGGAGGAGGTGCCGCAAAT from Methanosarcinales archaeon harbors:
- a CDS encoding HlyC/CorC family transporter, encoding MVRIHAPLLFGLEKFLSNFIHFDIGVYKEVIDSTSMAELAIVIILIGLSAFFSSSETAFMSVNRIKILHLAEKGDKRAKIIHEELARPERFITTILIGNNIVNVAASVMVTVVVLRFFGNAGIAIATGVMTVVILVFGEIVPKTFAARHANSYSLRIARLLLFLTKVLYPVIFVFTQITNLVLHLLGVRENIKNPFITEDQIKLLLKVGVEEGVIEPQERKLMQNILEFTDAKAKTAMTYRRDIVNVENTLTLDEALKKFNESGHSRLPVWRDDLDNITGMIYAKDLLKYTDKELPGIQAHEILRPILKVRNDRKIGSIFRELQSKKIQIAVVMDEHQKVVGLLSIEDIVEEIVGDILDEYDVEEMRKGVLPR
- a CDS encoding DUF357 domain-containing protein, coding for MLMQSQPADIKEKTRRYMLMLEQAIEKVDIATGEQSYLRKVAEDYMNMARSYYHDGVHFMEAEDLVNALVCFSYGHAWLDAGIRLGVFKANDETLFAI
- a CDS encoding DUF555 domain-containing protein: MNNYKVTLEAAWLVKDIETVDDAMGVAIAEAGKRLNPQLEYVEINIGTTYCPSCDEPFDSVFMAADTALVGLFLEMRVFDAENDEHAARIAKSVIGKALKNIPLAVIEVIEMEYSEQG